In Bombina bombina isolate aBomBom1 chromosome 6, aBomBom1.pri, whole genome shotgun sequence, a single genomic region encodes these proteins:
- the MISP3 gene encoding uncharacterized protein MISP3 — protein sequence MASELSHLDTCTAVSEGQSLSSAQGLNTMTDTLKQTEGAPTGTETSNYEPLTSLSPGNKEEAGVPLITVTAEEGAGRERQKASDEKGCTEGEEAGGEAFKERQGTEEKGVYSDQQTEGEKETAIESKQAEEILKYHTEEHKEGKQSDIQGQGEDVCIEKQGTAGEVGHTEGQRAAEEHGHIGGQGTVGEVGHTEGQRAAEEHGYIGGQGIVGEIGEEFRNVERQGAEDKVSRDNQETEEAVQMATDGEQEEIAQCGGDERAQEIVEDVIDLVEPDTVMKVSPREEQTKGESETDSAERREAACHVSSETEEQVIEREHGQVTTETADKDAKVTDVLVPDTQAQLSGRGADVQESADLIDLKEHVTDTQIIVERTDVKGTGEGAEEEVSGQGILVDVQVTDREERPGVQRTDLEKAPGAAVTAEGTNANVQVLREAVSADEESTGEIIGTSVEVCAEGTGALVTGADSSSEETEKPALGELEHRNAQAAGAAGTKGVIDSEGKGEAAAKVGLVREASASGEETERKVTPDPATVSVREGTAEPDCPAACWEKECQHFMCNDREARADTAEQTQQVTVTGQDLSNSTSEMRDRDSMVEGETPVSETPIEKEIRLIMEREQVLRQERGISIPVGQQEFVELRRKTITGEQAAPASKERQLAGAQMQREIQQETRREQDLVQLGQVMGTYDRGQQQELQEKKMMFESFATVTSDSPSKKRQSAPLQAETVVDGVHTTSNSMNSAVPNHVAPLVPSSGGKKGPSYAEANGSNVILIEHSSLIRRSAPDDSSVPAPETNPQYTYANPPPAADDSPSNSPGSPFLRLRSPSPRSLLEREIEEVNEREKELRKQRSSLYGKENGLQEVTQKEPEKKWDVLSGTYQPERPSWRRLEVNWPPNREVTANDQQQEQGKDSPRTRRQRSALIQSWESGTPSPRDEE from the exons ATGGCCTCAGAGTTATCACATTTGGACACTTGCACTGCAGTCAGTGAAGGTCAGTCTCTTTCCTCTGCTCAGGGATTAAACACCATGACTGACACCCTTAAGCAGACAGAGGGCGCCCCAACAGGCACTGAGACCTCCAATTATGAACCTCTCACCAGCTTGTCACCAGGGAATAAGGAGGAAGCAGGGGTGCCTTTAATTACTGTAACAGCAGAAGAAGGAGCAGGTAGGGAGAGGCAGAAGGCAAGTGATGAGAAGGGATGCACTGAGGGAGAAGAGGCAGGAGGAGAAGCATTTAAAGAGAGACAAGGGACAGAAGAGAAAGGGGTATATAGTGACCAACAGACAGAAGGTGAGAAAGAGACCGCTATAGAATCAAAGCAGGCAGAGGAAATACTGAAATACCATACAGAGgaacacaaggaaggaaaacagtcaGATATACAGGGTCAGGGAGAAGATGTCTGTATTGAAAAACAGGGAACAGCAGGGGAGGTTGGGCATACTGAGGGGCAGAGGGCAGCTGAGGAGCATGGGCATATTGGGGGGCAGGGAACAGTAGGGGAAGTTGGGCATACTGAGGGGCAGAGGGCAGCTGAGGAGCATGGGTATATTGGGGGGCAGGGAATAGTAGGGGAGATTGGGGAGGAGTTTAGGAATGTTGAGAGACAGGGAGCAGAAGATAAAGTATCTAGAGATAATCAGGAGACCGAAGAGGCAGTACAGATGGCAACAGATGGAGAGCAAGAGGAGATAGCACAGTGTGGGGGAGATGAAAGGGCACAGGAGATAGTTGAGGATGTTATAGACCTAGTAGAGCCTGATACAGTAATGAAGGTGTCACCCAGAGAGGAGCAAACAAAAGGAGAGTCAGAGACAGACAGTGCTGAGAGGAGAGAAGCAGCATGTCATGTATCAAGTGAGACAGAGGAACAGGTGATAGAAAGAGAGCATGGACAGGTGACCACAGAAACAGCAGATAAAGATGCAAAGGTGACAGATGTGCTAGTGCCAGATACACAAGCACAACTATCAGGAAGAGGTGCAGATGTACAGGAGTCAGCTGACCTTATAGATTTAAAGGAACATGTGACTGATACCCAAATAATTGTGGAGAGAACAGATGTAAAAGGGACAGGCGAAGGCGCAGAGGAAGAAGTGTCAGGACAGGGGATACTTGTAGATGTGCAGGTGACAGATAGAGAGGAAAGGCCTGGTGTACAAAGGACAGATTTAGAGAAAGCTCCAGGGGCTGCAGTAACAGCAGAGGGCACAAATGCTAATGTGCAGGTGCTAAGAGAGGCTGTTAGTGCAGATGAAGAATCAACAGGAGAGATTATTGGTACAAGTGTAGAGGTATGTGCTGAGGGAACAGGTGCACTTGTGACAGGTGCTGATTCCTCAAGTGAGGAGACAGAAAAACCAGCCTTAGGAGAGTTGGAGCATAGAAATGCACAGGCAGCAGGTGCGGCAGGAACAAAAGGTGTCATAGACAGTGAAGGGAAGGGAGAAGCAGCAGCTAAAGTGGGGTTAGTCAGAGAGGCGAGTGCCTCAGGTGAGGAAACAGAAAGGAAAGTGACACCTGATCCTGCTACGGTCTCTGTTAGGGAGGGGACAGCTGAGCCAGACTGCCCAGCGGCATGCTGGGAGAAGGAGTGTCAGCACTTTATGTGTAATGATAGGGAGGCGAGGGCAGATACAGCTGAGCAGACACAGCAAGTGACAGTCACTGGGCAGGACCTCAGTAACAGCACATCTGAAATGAGAGACAGGGACAGCATGGTAGAGGGGGAGACCCCTGTGTCCGAGACTCCCATAGAAAAGGAGATCCGGCTGATTATGGAGAGGGAGCAGGTCCTACGACAAGAAAGGGGCATCAGCATTCCTGTGGGGCAGCAGGAGTTTGTGGAGCTGCGCAGGAAAACTATAACTGGGGAACAGGCTGCACCTGCGTCCAAGGAGAGGCAGCTGGCAGGAGCACAGATGCAAAGAGAAATCCAGCAGGAGACCCGCAGGGAGCAAGACCTTGTACAGTTGGGCCAAGTGATGGGCACCTATGACCGTGGGCAGCAACAAGAGCTGCAAGAGAAGAAGATGATGTTTGAAAGCTTTGCAACAG TGACCTCAGATTCTCCCTCCAAAAAAAGACAAAGTGCACCTCTACAAGCTGAGACTGTTGTCGATGGAGTACACACAACTTCTAACTCCATGAACTCTGCCGTCCCCAATCACGTGGCTCCTTTAGTGCCTAGCTCTGGGGGGAAAAAAGGCCCCTCATATGCTGAAGCCAATGGAAGCAATGTCATCCTTATAGAGCACAGTTCCTTGATACGAAGATCAGCCCCAGATGACTCCTCGGTTCCTGCACCTGAAACAAATCCTCAGTACACTTATGCGAACCCGCCTCCGGCAGCAGATGACTCTCCTAGCAATTCCCCCGGGAGTCCCTTTCTACGTTTGCGCTCACCCAGTCCCCGCTCTCTGTTAGAGAGAGAGATTGAGGAAGTAAATGAGAGAGAGAAGGAGTTGAGAAAACAAAGAAGTAGTCTGTA